In Candidatus Kapaibacterium sp., one genomic interval encodes:
- the fmt gene encoding methionyl-tRNA formyltransferase, with amino-acid sequence MDLKIVFMGTPEFSVPAMEAVYEKYGLSAVVTVPDKPSGRGLKLGESPVKRTALKYGIPILQPESLKDAAFIDNLASFEPDIICVIAFRILPKAVYELARIASFNVHASLLPKYRGAAPINHAIMKGETESGLSTFILQEKVDTGNILLQHSAKFPFGTSAGDLHDLLMNMSPKITLETIDLLKSGDFTPLKQNDTEATPAPKIFPQDCFIDWNKPTIEVLNQIYGLSPYPGARTNFNGQLLKIIYATASGNTKLQPMHYTIEGNRFLIACSDGAIALDRIIPEGKREMKAEDFLKGYRGDKTGILS; translated from the coding sequence ATGGACTTAAAAATTGTATTCATGGGCACTCCGGAGTTTTCAGTTCCGGCGATGGAAGCCGTTTACGAAAAATACGGCTTGAGTGCTGTGGTTACTGTACCTGATAAACCGAGCGGACGTGGACTGAAACTTGGCGAATCTCCCGTCAAACGAACTGCACTCAAATACGGGATACCTATCTTGCAACCCGAAAGCCTGAAAGATGCCGCATTTATTGATAATCTTGCCTCTTTCGAACCGGATATAATATGCGTTATCGCATTTAGGATTTTGCCCAAAGCAGTTTACGAACTCGCTCGAATCGCTTCATTCAATGTTCATGCTTCACTTTTGCCAAAATATCGCGGCGCCGCACCGATTAATCATGCGATAATGAAAGGCGAGACCGAATCAGGGCTATCGACATTTATCTTGCAAGAAAAAGTTGATACGGGGAACATTTTGCTCCAACATTCTGCCAAATTCCCATTTGGGACAAGTGCGGGCGATTTGCACGATTTATTGATGAATATGTCGCCCAAAATTACGCTCGAAACTATTGATTTGCTAAAGTCAGGCGACTTCACTCCGCTCAAGCAAAACGACACGGAAGCAACTCCTGCACCGAAGATTTTCCCGCAAGATTGTTTCATAGATTGGAATAAGCCGACAATTGAAGTTTTGAACCAAATTTATGGATTATCTCCATATCCCGGAGCGAGAACAAATTTCAACGGACAATTGCTCAAAATCATCTATGCAACTGCTTCAGGCAATACAAAACTTCAGCCCATGCATTATACCATCGAAGGTAATAGATTTCTTATAGCTTGCTCGGATGGTGCGATTGCGCTGGATAGAATCATTCCCGAAGGAAAGCGGGAAATGAAAGCAGAAGATTTCTTGAAAGGCTACCGTGGCGATAAAACGGGAATTTTGTCTTAG
- the lgt gene encoding prolipoprotein diacylglyceryl transferase, whose translation MMNVLAYIDWSISPEIFSLGPIAPRWYGFLFAMGFVVGYFIMARIFKIEHKTQKDLDALSITMILSTVIGARLGHCLFYEPEIYLADPIKILYIWQGGLASHGAAVGIVFALWLYARKRVDIDTMWILDRIVIVIALAGFFIRMGNFFNSEILGLPADVPWAIIFSNIDNIPRHPVQLYEAFSYLAIFVFLYALYNKYKQNTPKGLLFGVFLTTIFGSRFFLEYFKTAQAAFETDDSFKMGQLLSIPLVLIGLYFIIRSQKK comes from the coding sequence ATGATGAATGTTTTAGCGTATATTGACTGGAGTATATCTCCCGAGATTTTTTCCTTAGGTCCGATTGCACCCAGATGGTACGGTTTCTTATTTGCAATGGGATTTGTCGTTGGCTATTTCATAATGGCAAGAATTTTCAAAATCGAACACAAAACTCAAAAAGACCTCGATGCCTTGTCTATAACGATGATTTTATCAACTGTCATTGGTGCTCGGTTGGGGCATTGCTTGTTCTACGAGCCTGAAATTTACCTCGCCGACCCCATTAAAATTTTATATATTTGGCAGGGCGGATTGGCAAGCCATGGTGCGGCTGTGGGTATAGTGTTTGCTCTGTGGCTATATGCTCGAAAACGAGTGGACATAGATACGATGTGGATTTTAGATAGAATCGTAATCGTCATCGCTTTGGCAGGGTTTTTTATTCGAATGGGCAACTTTTTCAATTCCGAAATACTCGGTTTGCCCGCTGATGTGCCTTGGGCTATAATTTTCAGCAATATTGATAACATCCCGCGACATCCCGTCCAACTTTATGAAGCATTTTCGTATCTCGCAATTTTTGTTTTCTTATATGCTCTGTACAACAAGTACAAACAAAATACTCCCAAAGGTTTATTATTTGGTGTATTTTTGACTACGATTTTCGGCTCACGCTTCTTTTTAGAATATTTCAAAACTGCTCAAGCAGCCTTCGAAACAGATGATTCATTCAAGATGGGACAGCTTTTGAGCATACCTTTAGTATTGATTGGATTGTATTTTATTATCAGATCGCAAAAAAAATAA
- the era gene encoding GTPase Era: MQTRAGFVSIIGKPNTGKSTLLNALLGTKLSITNPKPQTTRRKILGILTEDDYQIVFADTPGLLKPRYMMQEFMMDYVAESVAESDVLVLVSDLEKQEAEEIDEKLLEIVKNFKGQTILVLNKIDSLSNKKAALPMIAKYHKMGIFNEIVPMSALYKDNIKKLVQVIKELLPESPFYFDSDLLSTLPERFFVSELIRENVFNIFADEIPYSTEVQINEFKERESGKWYISADIVVERESQKKIVVGTDGNKIKQIGETSRRMIEDHLRTNIYLELFVKVRQNWRNDKSKLKNFGY; encoded by the coding sequence ATGCAAACACGTGCCGGATTTGTTTCGATTATCGGCAAACCAAACACAGGGAAATCCACCCTGTTGAATGCATTGCTGGGTACTAAACTCTCTATTACCAATCCCAAGCCTCAGACTACAAGACGGAAAATCTTGGGCATTTTGACCGAAGATGATTACCAAATAGTCTTTGCAGATACTCCGGGATTGCTTAAGCCACGCTACATGATGCAAGAATTCATGATGGATTACGTTGCCGAATCTGTCGCCGAAAGCGATGTTTTGGTACTTGTATCTGATTTGGAAAAACAAGAAGCTGAAGAAATTGATGAAAAATTGCTCGAAATTGTCAAAAATTTCAAAGGGCAAACGATTCTTGTGCTCAATAAAATTGATTCCTTGAGTAACAAAAAAGCGGCTTTGCCAATGATAGCAAAGTATCACAAAATGGGCATTTTCAACGAAATTGTCCCGATGTCCGCTTTGTACAAGGATAACATTAAGAAATTAGTTCAGGTAATCAAGGAATTATTGCCCGAAAGCCCCTTCTATTTCGATTCCGACCTTTTGAGCACCTTGCCCGAAAGATTTTTTGTTTCCGAGCTGATTCGCGAAAACGTTTTCAATATTTTTGCAGACGAAATACCCTACTCTACCGAAGTTCAAATCAATGAATTCAAAGAGCGAGAAAGCGGCAAATGGTACATTTCCGCCGATATTGTGGTAGAACGCGAATCGCAAAAGAAAATCGTTGTGGGTACTGATGGAAACAAAATCAAACAAATTGGCGAAACTTCTCGTCGTATGATAGAAGACCATTTGAGAACCAATATTTATCTTGAACTTTTCGTTAAAGTCAGGCAAAATTGGCGCAATGATAAGTCGAAATTGAAGAACTTCGGTTACTAA
- the rsmI gene encoding 16S rRNA (cytidine(1402)-2'-O)-methyltransferase — translation MESKEKRGKLILVSTPIGNKDDFTIRAIEALKMSDFVICEELKMGANILRQINLSKEFYTLNEHNEQENAAELIEIIKTGKTAALISDAGTPLFADPGRILLKLALKSDIEIEVVPGASSIMTAIVRCGFDLHEFVYAGFLSRNSDDRVKKIKELSYERRTIILMDTPYRLLSLLEDLNKVMPERSAYLGMNLTMHYETHHYGTFSELYNKLKDEKIKSEFVICFEGNFNTSYKKQSSERGEYSSDNRDSRTESGGDRPPRRDYDDRPPRQEYGDRPPRKEYGDRPPRKEYGDRPPRKEYGDRPPRKEYGDRPPRKEYGDRPPRKEYGDRPPRKEYGDRPPRKEWSDKPPRKEWSDKPPRKEWSDKPPRKEWSDKPPRKEWGDKPPRREWSDKPPRKEFGDRPPRKEYDDKPKRDDGDFSRSRSSWSNDSERPPRKEFGGKPKAFGSGVKPFRPKKAGGDFPKKNRFTKRK, via the coding sequence ATGGAAAGTAAAGAAAAACGGGGCAAATTGATTTTAGTTTCAACCCCAATCGGCAATAAGGACGATTTCACTATCAGAGCAATTGAAGCTCTCAAAATGAGCGATTTCGTTATTTGCGAAGAATTGAAAATGGGCGCCAATATATTACGGCAAATCAATCTTTCGAAGGAATTTTACACTTTGAATGAGCATAATGAACAAGAAAATGCAGCTGAACTGATTGAAATTATCAAAACCGGCAAAACTGCCGCACTGATTTCTGATGCCGGTACACCACTTTTTGCCGACCCGGGAAGGATTTTGCTCAAGTTGGCACTCAAATCGGATATCGAGATTGAGGTTGTTCCCGGTGCATCGAGTATAATGACAGCGATTGTAAGATGCGGATTTGATTTGCACGAATTTGTCTATGCGGGCTTTTTGAGCCGAAATTCTGATGATAGAGTCAAAAAAATCAAAGAATTATCCTACGAACGCCGTACCATAATTTTGATGGATACACCGTACAGACTACTAAGTCTGCTCGAAGATTTGAACAAAGTGATGCCCGAAAGAAGTGCCTATTTGGGCATGAATTTGACGATGCACTACGAAACGCATCATTACGGCACATTTTCCGAGCTATACAACAAATTGAAAGATGAGAAAATCAAATCTGAATTTGTGATTTGTTTTGAAGGTAATTTCAACACTTCTTATAAAAAGCAAAGCTCCGAAAGAGGCGAATACTCTTCCGATAACCGTGATAGTCGCACAGAAAGTGGTGGCGACCGTCCACCACGCAGAGATTACGATGACCGTCCACCACGCCAAGAATATGGCGACAGACCTCCACGTAAAGAATATGGCGACAGACCTCCACGTAAAGAATACGGCGACAGACCTCCACGTAAAGAATATGGCGACAGACCTCCACGTAAAGAATACGGCGACAGACCTCCACGTAAAGAATATGGAGATAGACCTCCACGTAAAGAATATGGCGACAGACCTCCACGTAAAGAATATGGAGATAGACCTCCACGTAAAGAATGGAGCGACAAACCACCACGTAAAGAATGGAGCGACAAACCACCACGCAAAGAATGGAGCGACAAACCTCCACGTAAAGAATGGAGCGACAAACCACCACGCAAGGAATGGGGCGACAAACCACCACGCAGAGAATGGAGCGACAAACCACCACGCAAGGAATTTGGCGACAGACCTCCTCGCAAAGAATACGATGACAAACCAAAAAGAGATGATGGTGATTTCTCAAGAAGTAGAAGTTCGTGGTCTAACGACAGCGAAAGACCTCCACGTAAGGAATTTGGTGGCAAACCAAAAGCTTTTGGCTCTGGTGTTAAACCATTCAGACCAAAAAAAGCCGGTGGTGATTTCCCCAAGAAAAACCGTTTCACCAAAAGGAAATAG
- a CDS encoding DUF3098 domain-containing protein → MAKKVIKTTAKKVIWEFPLKAGNFKLFAIALGVILLGYLLMATGITEDPATVDGKWNNIWAVKVAPMLLVIGYFVLIPFALLKQFGKKQTEN, encoded by the coding sequence ATGGCAAAAAAGGTAATTAAAACTACAGCCAAAAAAGTAATTTGGGAATTCCCGCTTAAAGCAGGAAACTTCAAGCTTTTTGCGATTGCATTAGGCGTGATTTTATTAGGCTATCTGTTGATGGCAACGGGTATAACTGAAGACCCGGCAACGGTTGACGGCAAATGGAATAATATATGGGCTGTGAAAGTAGCACCGATGCTTTTGGTAATCGGTTATTTTGTGTTGATACCATTTGCGTTGCTGAAGCAATTCGGTAAAAAGCAGACAGAAAATTAG
- a CDS encoding NAD(+)/NADH kinase: protein MKRIAIYANKDKPEAKFFARKAVDLIINSGADCIVRNELYTTLDPDVKSKVKLHDISEYEKHADMIISFGGDGTLLTIARLLLNANIPIMGFNVGKLGFLAEYSVEDLEKSIKDLLDGNYRVVDRSVLETSIGGKIFYAINDFVIEKKDTSKMITARVFSDEHYVGDYRADGIIITTPTGSTAYSLSCSGPIIAPSAKVICVTPISPHTLTLRPLVIPDNNCITCNITEAGGGAILVADGETVTTLDVNDNVKISLSESRVKLIKPHDSSYYDVLRTKMLWAANTLNTTKIT, encoded by the coding sequence ATGAAAAGAATCGCCATTTATGCAAATAAAGACAAGCCCGAGGCAAAATTTTTTGCTCGTAAGGCTGTTGATTTAATCATCAATAGTGGTGCTGATTGTATCGTCAGAAATGAACTTTATACAACGCTTGACCCCGATGTCAAGTCCAAAGTAAAGTTGCATGACATCAGCGAATATGAAAAACACGCTGACATGATAATTTCTTTCGGCGGCGATGGTACGTTACTAACGATTGCCAGATTACTGTTGAATGCAAATATCCCCATCATGGGTTTCAATGTTGGTAAATTGGGCTTCTTAGCCGAATATTCAGTCGAAGATTTAGAAAAGTCAATAAAGGATTTGTTAGACGGCAACTATAGAGTAGTTGACCGCTCTGTGCTCGAAACTTCAATTGGTGGAAAGATTTTTTACGCTATCAATGATTTTGTGATTGAAAAGAAAGACACATCAAAAATGATTACTGCAAGAGTCTTTTCCGACGAACACTATGTCGGCGACTATCGTGCTGATGGCATTATCATCACTACGCCAACCGGTTCGACCGCTTATTCATTGTCTTGTTCAGGACCAATTATCGCACCATCGGCAAAAGTGATTTGCGTTACACCGATTTCACCGCATACTTTGACATTACGCCCATTGGTAATTCCCGATAATAACTGTATTACCTGCAATATTACCGAAGCCGGTGGTGGAGCAATCCTTGTGGCGGATGGCGAAACAGTTACGACGCTTGATGTCAATGACAATGTCAAAATTTCTTTATCCGAATCACGCGTGAAATTAATCAAACCACACGACAGCTCATATTATGATGTCTTACGCACTAAGATGCTTTGGGCAGCTAATACTTTAAATACAACAAAAATTACGTAA
- the ade gene encoding adenine deaminase, giving the protein MKSFELEGKIVDIHNERIFPGKITVKNGIIENIEEIEDSINLYYIMPGFVDAHVHVESSMIVPSEFARLAVVHGTVATVSDPHEIANVLGIEGIRFMIDNGSKVPFKFNFGASSCVPATTFETAGATISADEIAQLLADDRIKYMSEMMNFPGVVYDFPDVMEKINIAHASGKPIDGHAPGLRGDGLQKYASAGITTDHESFTYDEAKEKIGFGMKTLIREGTAAKNFEALHALISEHNDMVMFCSDDKHPDDLVLNHINQIASRAIAKGHDLYDVLRAACVNPVTHYNLDVGLLREGDPADLILVNNLTDFDVFRTYVDGVLTSENGKSLIERVEFANLNQFNCSPKSPTDFEIKSNGNGNLNVIEALDGELITKRIVLPAKIENNLLVSDIENDVLKLTVVNRYQDVKPAVAFIRNFGLKRGAIASSVGHDSHNITAVGVDDESLAIAVNAVIKLKGGMVLYDGNETYEIPLPVAGLMSDGDGYLVAEQYATISRKARELGSPLHSPFMTLSFMALLVIPYIKLSDKGLFDGEKFEFMDLQVL; this is encoded by the coding sequence ATGAAATCTTTCGAACTCGAAGGGAAAATCGTTGACATTCACAATGAAAGGATTTTCCCGGGCAAAATAACTGTAAAGAACGGCATTATTGAAAATATTGAAGAAATCGAAGATTCAATCAATTTGTATTATATAATGCCGGGATTTGTAGATGCTCACGTTCATGTAGAAAGTTCTATGATAGTGCCTTCCGAATTTGCACGGCTGGCAGTTGTGCATGGCACTGTAGCAACAGTATCCGACCCGCATGAAATTGCAAATGTGCTCGGTATCGAGGGCATTCGCTTCATGATTGACAATGGCAGCAAAGTGCCCTTCAAATTTAATTTCGGAGCATCTTCGTGCGTTCCTGCAACTACTTTTGAGACCGCAGGAGCCACGATTAGTGCAGATGAAATCGCACAACTTTTAGCAGACGACCGCATTAAGTATATGTCCGAGATGATGAATTTCCCGGGTGTGGTTTATGATTTCCCCGATGTTATGGAGAAAATCAACATTGCACATGCGAGCGGAAAACCAATTGATGGTCATGCTCCGGGCTTGCGAGGTGACGGACTCCAAAAGTACGCTTCAGCAGGTATTACGACTGACCACGAAAGTTTCACCTATGATGAAGCAAAAGAAAAAATTGGATTTGGGATGAAAACCTTAATTCGCGAAGGAACTGCTGCTAAAAATTTCGAGGCGCTGCACGCCCTAATTTCCGAGCATAATGATATGGTGATGTTTTGTAGTGATGACAAGCACCCCGACGATTTGGTTCTCAATCATATAAATCAAATTGCATCTCGTGCGATTGCCAAAGGGCATGATTTATACGATGTTTTGAGGGCGGCTTGTGTCAATCCTGTCACTCACTACAATTTGGATGTCGGATTATTGCGAGAAGGCGACCCCGCAGATTTGATTTTAGTCAATAATTTGACCGATTTCGATGTTTTCCGAACTTATGTTGACGGCGTTTTAACATCGGAAAATGGGAAATCACTGATTGAGCGAGTCGAATTTGCAAATTTGAATCAGTTCAACTGCTCGCCAAAATCACCGACTGATTTTGAAATTAAATCGAATGGCAATGGCAATCTCAATGTTATCGAAGCGTTGGATGGTGAATTGATTACCAAAAGAATTGTTTTACCTGCAAAAATTGAAAATAATTTGCTTGTAAGCGATATCGAAAATGATGTACTCAAACTTACTGTTGTCAATCGTTACCAAGATGTCAAACCTGCTGTGGCATTTATCCGAAATTTCGGGTTGAAACGCGGTGCAATTGCTTCGAGTGTCGGACATGATTCGCATAATATAACAGCTGTCGGCGTTGACGACGAATCCCTTGCGATTGCCGTAAACGCTGTAATCAAGCTCAAAGGCGGCATGGTGCTTTACGATGGAAACGAAACTTACGAAATTCCCTTGCCTGTTGCCGGCTTGATGAGTGATGGCGATGGTTATCTTGTCGCCGAGCAATACGCTACAATCTCTCGCAAGGCGCGTGAATTAGGTTCGCCGCTTCATTCGCCATTTATGACGCTATCTTTTATGGCTTTGCTCGTCATTCCTTATATCAAGTTGAGTGATAAGGGTTTATTCGACGGTGAAAAATTTGAATTTATGGATTTACAGGTATTATGA
- the pfkA gene encoding 6-phosphofructokinase, which yields MKRIALMTSGGDAPGMNAHIRAVVRAALHHGLEIYGVENGFTGLIDGDFIKMDRKATANIISRGGTILRTARCKEFMNPGGRAAAAARMKENGIEGLIGCGGDGTFRGLHALWEEHKIQVIGTPGTIDNDLYGTFYTIGYDTAVNTATEAIDRIRDTADSHGRVFLIEVMGRHAGFIAMDVGIACGAEYIAVPETVTNMDMLYQRILKQGKKRRTIILVGEGDEEGGATEIAKKLHDLYDVDTKVTILGHIQRGGSPGVRDRVLASHLGVAAVDAILDGKTDIMIGRIHNEITYTPLLETWTKVKPLKSYFHELADILA from the coding sequence ATGAAAAGAATTGCATTAATGACAAGTGGTGGAGATGCGCCCGGAATGAATGCTCATATCAGAGCAGTAGTCAGAGCGGCACTTCATCACGGACTTGAAATTTACGGCGTTGAGAATGGCTTTACGGGGCTAATTGACGGCGATTTTATTAAGATGGACAGAAAAGCCACAGCAAACATTATCTCACGCGGCGGGACAATCCTTCGGACAGCTCGTTGTAAAGAGTTCATGAACCCCGGTGGCAGAGCTGCTGCGGCTGCACGAATGAAAGAAAATGGCATAGAAGGATTAATCGGTTGCGGCGGTGATGGCACTTTCAGAGGCTTGCACGCTTTATGGGAAGAACATAAAATCCAAGTGATAGGCACTCCGGGCACCATTGACAATGACTTGTACGGCACATTCTATACAATCGGCTACGATACTGCCGTCAATACTGCTACAGAAGCTATTGACAGGATTCGTGATACAGCAGATTCGCACGGCAGAGTGTTTTTGATTGAAGTTATGGGACGACATGCGGGTTTCATCGCTATGGACGTAGGTATTGCATGCGGTGCAGAATATATCGCAGTACCGGAAACTGTAACAAACATGGATATGCTTTATCAGAGAATTTTGAAGCAAGGCAAAAAAAGACGCACTATCATTCTCGTTGGAGAAGGAGATGAAGAAGGCGGTGCAACAGAAATTGCCAAGAAATTGCATGATTTATACGATGTTGATACCAAGGTCACAATCTTAGGGCATATTCAACGTGGTGGCAGCCCGGGCGTTCGCGATAGAGTACTCGCAAGTCACCTTGGAGTAGCTGCTGTTGATGCAATTCTTGATGGCAAAACAGACATTATGATAGGTAGAATTCATAACGAAATTACTTATACTCCACTCTTAGAAACATGGACTAAAGTTAAACCTTTGAAGTCATATTTCCACGAATTAGCCGATATTTTGGCATAA
- a CDS encoding sulfite exporter TauE/SafE family protein: MIEIIKIGVIALISGFASSMFGIGGSVVSSPMLAEFTKLTAIQAFATPLSTAFFSSVAGSYVFFRKKMIHFKIASLTLITAIPVSLIITNLTQYMNADWLLTGKTFLLLFIGLQVLFARFLPQRDFGGKVKDGTLLCLSTGVSAGIISGLFAIGGGIVFVPLFGMIHGLKFKNAVATSLFGVIFISLFNSIYHYFLGNIHLPTAILLALFVLPGSLIGARISSEMKAGFLSKLFGVSVIIFAMYFISNQFFMNLLWT, encoded by the coding sequence GTGATTGAAATCATCAAAATTGGAGTCATTGCATTAATTTCGGGTTTTGCTTCAAGTATGTTTGGTATTGGTGGTTCGGTAGTGTCATCGCCGATGTTAGCGGAATTTACAAAATTGACTGCTATTCAAGCTTTTGCTACGCCACTTTCGACGGCATTTTTCTCATCTGTTGCGGGCAGTTATGTCTTCTTTCGCAAAAAAATGATTCACTTCAAAATTGCTTCTCTTACGCTCATTACAGCAATTCCGGTTAGTTTGATTATCACAAATTTGACTCAATACATGAATGCAGATTGGCTTCTGACAGGAAAGACATTTTTGTTGCTCTTTATCGGTTTGCAGGTGCTATTTGCTCGATTTTTGCCGCAAAGAGATTTTGGTGGCAAAGTCAAAGATGGCACTTTGTTATGCCTTAGCACAGGAGTTTCTGCGGGAATTATCAGCGGATTATTTGCTATCGGCGGTGGAATCGTCTTTGTGCCCTTATTTGGGATGATTCATGGGTTGAAATTCAAAAATGCAGTCGCAACATCACTTTTCGGTGTAATTTTCATTTCTCTTTTCAACTCTATTTATCATTACTTTTTGGGAAATATTCACTTGCCGACAGCAATTCTACTCGCATTATTCGTACTTCCGGGTTCATTAATTGGAGCGAGAATTTCATCCGAAATGAAAGCCGGATTTTTGAGTAAGTTATTTGGCGTCTCAGTGATTATATTTGCAATGTATTTTATTAGCAACCAATTTTTCATGAATTTATTATGGACTTAA
- the dut gene encoding dUTP diphosphatase, which translates to MKIKITRINEKNDLPLPSYATGGSAGMDVYADIYEPITIASQQTVMIPTGLAIELPEGYECQVRSRSGLAAKSGVFALNAPGTIDPDYRGEIKVILSNFSNKDFEVKRGDRIAQLVIAQFVRAEWNLVDDLNNTERGSGGFGSTGIEGRK; encoded by the coding sequence ATGAAAATAAAAATAACAAGAATCAACGAAAAAAACGATTTACCTTTACCAAGCTATGCAACCGGTGGCTCTGCCGGAATGGACGTTTATGCTGATATTTATGAGCCAATTACAATTGCATCGCAGCAAACTGTGATGATTCCAACAGGATTGGCAATCGAATTGCCCGAAGGCTATGAATGCCAAGTAAGGTCGCGGAGTGGTCTTGCAGCAAAATCCGGCGTTTTTGCCTTAAATGCACCCGGCACAATTGACCCCGATTATCGTGGTGAAATAAAAGTAATCTTGTCGAATTTCAGCAACAAGGATTTTGAGGTTAAACGTGGCGATAGAATAGCACAATTGGTGATAGCACAATTTGTACGTGCAGAATGGAATTTGGTTGACGATTTGAACAATACAGAACGCGGAAGCGGAGGCTTCGGGAGTACGGGGATTGAGGGTAGGAAGTGA